One Fuerstiella marisgermanici DNA window includes the following coding sequences:
- a CDS encoding zinc ribbon domain-containing protein, whose product MSAAYAQLHQLLKHLYHAEQLLEHGPRRIVAAQNKVAAAEQACVDQKEQIQLLKKAADQNSLNLKSREADIQKLTGQLNQASSNKEYDIIQAQISAAKAGDAELEDKILSLFSQIDEATEELASRQEQLDLAKQKSSDVAAEVKEKEPGLKAEVSRLTAEIEQVEKAIPGGESNSAYKRLRASMGPSALALVDDGFCSECNTGATQQDVVRMNLGEFVLCRACGRILYQVGHEAS is encoded by the coding sequence ATGTCTGCGGCCTACGCTCAACTACACCAACTGTTGAAGCATTTATATCATGCTGAACAACTGCTGGAACATGGGCCTCGGCGGATTGTGGCAGCTCAGAACAAGGTGGCCGCTGCCGAGCAGGCGTGCGTCGACCAAAAAGAGCAGATTCAATTATTGAAAAAAGCGGCCGACCAGAACTCACTGAACCTGAAGAGCCGCGAAGCCGACATTCAGAAGTTGACAGGACAACTGAACCAGGCGAGTTCCAACAAAGAATACGACATCATTCAGGCTCAGATTTCCGCCGCGAAAGCAGGCGACGCAGAACTGGAAGACAAGATCCTGTCTTTGTTCAGTCAGATTGATGAGGCGACTGAGGAATTAGCCAGTCGTCAGGAGCAGCTTGACCTGGCCAAACAAAAGTCGTCGGACGTGGCGGCCGAAGTCAAAGAAAAAGAGCCCGGCCTGAAGGCAGAAGTCAGCCGGCTGACTGCGGAAATCGAGCAGGTGGAGAAAGCGATCCCAGGCGGCGAATCGAATTCCGCCTACAAGCGGCTACGAGCGTCAATGGGACCTTCGGCGCTGGCCCTGGTCGACGATGGCTTTTGCTCAGAGTGCAACACTGGAGCGACTCAGCAGGACGTCGTGCGCATGAACCTTGGTGAATTCGTGCTGTGCCGCGCGTGCGGCCGGATTCTGTATCAGGTTGGTCACGAGGCATCGTAA
- a CDS encoding aryl-sulfate sulfotransferase, which yields MRSLLTLLVLLSSALLLQVASGDEASPVERGRASSDATSPDVAPATPPENDLDHLPKGRKFPPFGVFHTSDEVSPGHVLIAPLSSGFTYLLDNDGKIVHQWEANCRPGQSAYLLEDGSLLRAGKVDNFGQFPATTGSGGRIQKYDWDGHLTWDFVSSSAYRMSHHDIEPMPNGNVLCIVWESYLREVAEQAGRNPDRLVGDVLWFEAIFELKPKGLDEAEIVWKWSLRDHVVQNFDETKDNFGQPSEHPELADINYMLRPVADWVHMNSIDYNPDLDQIMVGSRSLSEFWIIDHSTTIEEAKGHTGGRSGRGGDLLYRWGNPEVYGRGTDDDRMLFNPHDANWIPKGLPGAGHVLVFNNGIAQTEQHFSSADEITLPLLDDGTYLLEDGKAYGPSDLTWTFEDPGRLFSPRISGAQRMPNGNTLICSGTQHLLLEVTPKAKIVWMYRNPPRFYEPPKSNRRGQSSGPQISPSDLTKEEQDALRIEGGVPLEEGGTMFRVVKYPPDYAAFKGRLPKGK from the coding sequence ATGCGTTCGCTGTTGACTTTGCTGGTCCTGTTGTCATCGGCTTTGTTGCTTCAGGTTGCCAGCGGCGACGAAGCATCTCCCGTCGAACGAGGCCGAGCGTCCTCGGACGCGACCAGTCCGGACGTCGCCCCAGCAACACCGCCAGAGAACGATCTGGATCATCTTCCCAAGGGCCGAAAGTTTCCGCCGTTTGGTGTCTTCCACACCAGCGACGAGGTTTCGCCCGGTCACGTTTTGATTGCGCCGCTGAGTTCAGGCTTCACGTATTTGCTGGACAACGATGGCAAGATCGTTCACCAATGGGAGGCCAACTGCAGGCCTGGCCAGTCCGCATATCTGTTGGAAGACGGTAGTCTGCTGCGAGCTGGCAAGGTCGACAACTTTGGCCAGTTTCCAGCGACAACTGGCAGCGGCGGACGGATCCAGAAGTATGACTGGGACGGGCATCTGACGTGGGACTTTGTTTCCAGTTCCGCGTATCGCATGAGTCACCATGATATTGAGCCCATGCCCAACGGCAACGTTCTGTGCATCGTGTGGGAATCGTACCTTCGGGAAGTGGCTGAACAGGCGGGACGCAATCCGGATCGATTGGTCGGCGATGTGCTGTGGTTTGAAGCCATCTTCGAACTGAAACCGAAGGGGTTGGATGAAGCCGAAATTGTGTGGAAGTGGAGTCTGCGCGATCACGTCGTGCAGAATTTTGACGAAACGAAAGACAACTTCGGCCAGCCTTCAGAACATCCCGAACTGGCGGACATCAACTACATGCTACGGCCGGTAGCGGACTGGGTTCATATGAATTCCATCGACTACAACCCCGACCTGGATCAAATCATGGTTGGGTCTCGATCGTTGAGTGAATTCTGGATCATCGATCACAGTACGACGATCGAAGAAGCCAAAGGCCATACAGGCGGCAGGTCGGGCCGCGGCGGTGATCTGTTGTACCGTTGGGGGAATCCTGAGGTATACGGTCGAGGCACCGATGATGACCGCATGCTGTTCAATCCGCACGATGCCAACTGGATTCCCAAAGGCCTACCAGGAGCTGGTCACGTTTTAGTGTTTAACAACGGCATCGCTCAGACGGAGCAGCACTTTTCTTCCGCCGACGAAATTACTTTGCCGCTGCTGGACGATGGAACTTATCTGCTGGAGGACGGAAAGGCGTATGGCCCCTCTGACCTGACGTGGACGTTCGAAGACCCCGGACGACTGTTTTCTCCGCGAATTTCGGGAGCTCAGCGGATGCCAAACGGAAACACACTGATCTGTTCAGGAACTCAACACCTGCTATTGGAGGTGACTCCCAAGGCGAAAATTGTGTGGATGTATCGCAACCCACCGCGATTTTATGAGCCGCCAAAAAGCAATCGACGCGGTCAGTCCAGTGGGCCTCAAATCAGTCCATCGGATCTGACAAAAGAAGAACAGGACGCACTGCGCATTGAAGGCGGCGTTCCGCTGGAAGAAGGCGGTACGATGTTCCGCGTGGTGAAGTACCCGCCGGATTATGCGGCGTTCAAGGGGCGGCTGCCCAAAGGTAAGTAG
- a CDS encoding FG-GAP repeat domain-containing protein, producing the protein MKIFVTRLSIASLVCVASIVSADDDPNWVRIKLDERFRSEGAAAADLNNDGSPDVVAGDVWYAAPPVDSADHTDASKWKLHEVRMPGDFVAGKGYSNSFANAAWDFNKDGWMDVVLIGFPGDPFHWYQNPGKDGGHWKEHIIWTSICNESPEFEDLNDDGTPEFLFGSQPEAQMGFIQIPDKSKVGEKFAFHAVSEPSAEPADAKNRGLDNGTFKYYHGLGAGDMNNDGHRDVIIAHGWWESPGDLSSDATWKFHPIRIKVDGKETPLPRAANIYADDLDMDGDADLFLSSAHEYGVWWAENKGDNGWDLHEIDKSYSQTHAVEQVDINGDGQLDYVTGKRFFAHNGNDPGGNDEVVMYWYEVKRTKGQAPTFVPHEILAGKGTGVGTQFEIHDMNKDGKPDIVLSNKKGVNVLLQK; encoded by the coding sequence ATGAAAATTTTCGTCACCCGTCTCTCCATCGCATCTTTAGTTTGTGTCGCTTCAATTGTTTCCGCTGACGACGACCCTAACTGGGTCCGCATCAAGCTTGACGAACGTTTCCGATCCGAAGGCGCTGCCGCGGCCGATTTGAACAACGATGGGTCGCCAGACGTCGTTGCCGGTGATGTGTGGTATGCCGCTCCGCCGGTTGATTCCGCCGACCACACAGACGCATCCAAGTGGAAGCTGCACGAAGTCCGCATGCCGGGCGATTTCGTCGCAGGCAAAGGCTACAGCAACAGCTTTGCCAACGCGGCGTGGGACTTCAACAAAGACGGATGGATGGACGTGGTGCTAATCGGCTTTCCAGGCGACCCATTTCATTGGTATCAGAACCCTGGAAAAGACGGCGGACACTGGAAAGAACACATCATCTGGACCAGCATCTGCAACGAATCGCCTGAGTTTGAAGACTTAAACGACGATGGCACGCCTGAGTTTCTGTTTGGCTCTCAACCGGAAGCACAGATGGGCTTCATACAGATTCCGGACAAATCCAAAGTTGGCGAAAAGTTCGCTTTTCATGCCGTCAGTGAACCGAGTGCCGAACCGGCCGATGCGAAGAATCGAGGCCTCGACAACGGTACGTTCAAGTACTACCACGGCCTGGGTGCGGGCGACATGAACAACGACGGACATCGCGATGTCATAATTGCTCACGGTTGGTGGGAATCACCGGGCGACCTCAGCAGTGACGCGACCTGGAAATTCCACCCGATTCGCATCAAGGTCGATGGCAAAGAGACGCCACTGCCAAGAGCCGCCAACATTTACGCCGACGATCTGGACATGGACGGTGACGCAGACCTGTTCTTAAGTTCGGCTCATGAGTACGGTGTGTGGTGGGCAGAAAACAAGGGCGACAATGGTTGGGACCTGCACGAAATTGACAAATCTTATTCCCAGACGCATGCGGTCGAACAAGTCGACATTAACGGCGATGGACAGCTTGACTACGTCACCGGCAAACGTTTCTTCGCTCACAACGGCAACGATCCGGGCGGCAACGACGAAGTCGTGATGTATTGGTATGAAGTCAAACGAACGAAAGGCCAGGCACCAACTTTCGTTCCCCACGAAATTCTCGCTGGCAAAGGCACCGGCGTGGGAACTCAATTCGAAATCCACGACATGAACAAAGACGGCAAGCCGGACATCGTTCTGTCGAACAAAAAGGGAGTGAACGTGCTGCTGCAGAAGTAG
- a CDS encoding YceI family protein, which produces MKLYVLLTIFPAMLLIGCTGSEAPETDPVDVENDLDDADHGMASADEDATAADGDSIALTPDNTTIAFIGSHVTDEKPDPKARTGQFEKFDGTAIVEGGELKSLEVAIDTTSITTEQDKLTNHLKSPDFFDVNQHPEASFAATKIEAGEAGQVVVTGDLTLLGTTKTISFPATVSTEDGLKLDAEFTIQRTAFGMEYGPDKVEDDVQMMVTIGS; this is translated from the coding sequence ATGAAACTCTATGTACTCCTGACCATTTTCCCGGCAATGCTGCTGATTGGTTGCACCGGTTCCGAAGCTCCTGAAACCGATCCGGTGGACGTGGAAAACGATCTCGACGATGCGGATCACGGGATGGCCAGTGCCGACGAAGATGCGACAGCGGCGGATGGAGACAGCATCGCGCTGACACCAGATAACACCACGATTGCATTCATTGGTTCACACGTCACCGACGAAAAGCCCGACCCCAAGGCGCGCACGGGACAGTTTGAAAAGTTTGACGGCACCGCCATCGTTGAAGGCGGTGAGCTAAAATCGCTGGAGGTGGCTATCGATACGACATCGATCACCACGGAACAGGACAAGCTGACAAATCATCTGAAAAGCCCCGACTTCTTCGACGTGAATCAGCATCCGGAAGCGTCGTTTGCGGCGACAAAAATCGAAGCGGGCGAAGCGGGCCAGGTCGTCGTCACGGGTGACCTGACGCTGCTGGGCACCACGAAAACCATTTCGTTTCCTGCCACGGTTTCTACCGAAGACGGATTGAAGCTGGATGCGGAATTCACAATTCAGCGCACGGCCTTCGGCATGGAATACGGTCCGGACAAGGTTGAGGATGATGTGCAGATGATGGTCACAATCGGCAGCTAA
- a CDS encoding site-2 protease family protein: MIHELGHTLMALAVRFRVFRIQLGIGDEVFSFQIGETLVSFGRSYGGRVWAAPWTLDGWKWRKAMISIAGPGLCVVVGVVAIVFGLMFENPVKVKAASVLFGMINIGQLRSFIPDDNRPTDGGNLLVALRATPDVVRATAMAAWAEEASQLVERGHPVAVERARRCFDLAPEHPNATLLLAAALMNDGAFVDAKHHFELGLKLFSAADLEINADQKAEGESAIQEAIKECEAELAKAALPQL; this comes from the coding sequence GTGATTCACGAACTGGGGCACACGCTGATGGCGCTGGCGGTACGATTTAGAGTTTTTCGAATACAGCTTGGAATCGGTGACGAAGTTTTCAGTTTTCAGATTGGCGAGACGCTGGTTTCGTTTGGCCGGAGCTACGGCGGTCGCGTATGGGCAGCGCCGTGGACGCTCGATGGTTGGAAGTGGCGGAAGGCAATGATCAGCATCGCGGGACCGGGACTGTGCGTCGTCGTCGGCGTGGTGGCAATCGTCTTTGGGCTGATGTTTGAGAATCCCGTCAAGGTCAAGGCGGCGAGCGTTCTGTTTGGGATGATTAACATTGGTCAGCTAAGGAGCTTCATCCCCGACGACAACCGGCCAACCGATGGAGGGAATCTACTGGTCGCGCTGCGAGCAACGCCCGACGTTGTTCGTGCGACGGCCATGGCGGCATGGGCAGAAGAAGCATCGCAGCTCGTCGAACGCGGCCACCCCGTTGCGGTGGAGCGGGCTAGAAGATGCTTTGACCTTGCGCCTGAGCATCCCAATGCCACCCTTCTTCTAGCTGCGGCACTAATGAATGATGGGGCTTTCGTCGACGCGAAACACCATTTTGAGCTTGGCTTGAAGCTGTTCTCTGCCGCTGATTTGGAGATCAATGCAGATCAAAAAGCTGAAGGAGAATCGGCGATTCAAGAAGCCATCAAGGAATGTGAAGCCGAGCTGGCGAAGGCAGCGTTGCCGCAATTATGA